The following proteins are co-located in the Polystyrenella longa genome:
- a CDS encoding helix-turn-helix domain-containing protein, with protein sequence MRTIFTTGQVAKICKVAPRTVSKWFDSGRLRGYRIPGSQDRRIPREHLIRFLKEHGMPLGELEDEAMGKILLVGADENVRRNLGEMIGIDDFRIESAISGFEAGIQAESLHPDCVVIDFTLGRHEALMIAQNLKKNNEYLETVLIGLLSDDDNASGFDRTLFNETFRKPFDAALLAERIRTLVGRKKQIA encoded by the coding sequence ATGAGGACGATCTTCACTACTGGACAGGTAGCTAAGATCTGCAAAGTTGCCCCGAGAACCGTCAGCAAATGGTTCGACTCAGGGCGTTTACGAGGATATCGGATTCCCGGTTCGCAAGACCGCCGTATCCCTCGCGAACACCTGATTCGCTTCCTGAAAGAGCACGGTATGCCTCTGGGTGAACTTGAGGATGAAGCCATGGGTAAAATTCTGCTGGTAGGTGCCGACGAGAATGTTCGCCGTAACCTCGGCGAAATGATCGGTATCGATGATTTCCGAATCGAATCTGCTATCAGCGGTTTCGAAGCTGGAATTCAGGCCGAATCATTGCATCCGGATTGTGTCGTCATCGACTTCACACTCGGACGGCATGAAGCCCTGATGATTGCACAGAATCTTAAAAAGAATAACGAGTACCTCGAAACAGTTCTCATCGGACTACTAAGTGACGATGATAACGCCAGCGGTTTCGACAGAACTCTTTTCAACGAGACCTTCCGTAAACCTTTCGACGCAGCTTTGCTCGCCGAACGAATCCGGACACTCGTTGGACGTAAAAAACAAATCGCATAA
- a CDS encoding flagellar basal body P-ring protein FlgI — MKTQTVITDSNSDHPHCKSFQLRKWCTRTLLGLIFSLSCLSIHAELPSLDDLNPFKKDKFDRLGDQDLDTTLHTPMVGDYTRIGGNTAVRVYGIGLVVGLKGTGDDPPISTQRTHLKREMALKKVKDANRILRSPDTTLVEVKAFLPPLIQKGDLFDIEVHIPGNSEATDLNGGRLLETYLTEVMPTPGEGIKKGRALAVAKGPILVSGDSSGDESREKLRKRGKILSGGLSLKEREMKLYLNSDVRTVRNAKRISDKIGNRFYHYDEYGIRESMAEAKTDTEIDLKIMPQYEDNHARYLNVVRRIAFRETNVAQNIRITRLKDKLLNPKSSEAASLELEAIGIQSIPTLQAGLKSEWLEVRFHSALALAYMGETDGLDVLAEAAEKEHAFRIYALAAMASVEDVESHMKLQTLINKGDITSAETRYGSFRALSTLDVTDPYIRGEDMKGQFSLHDVKTEAAPMIHLTTQKKAEIVLFGRDQQFTTPIVVRAGKDILIKGEAGDKTITISNFHLPPKDQQQVVSTKISEVIRTVVEMGATYPDVAEMLSQADAQKNLPGRLEVNALPQAGQYYVRPQMASGSPSDKGHKIRVGNSNNVPNIFSEQRNHDARLTRSEDGAGYDEVIKDYKFQTASGEEEVVADEDGPSEEALEKSNYVERRTRFFDFKNPFKREE; from the coding sequence ATGAAAACGCAGACAGTGATTACCGACTCCAATTCCGACCACCCCCACTGTAAGAGCTTTCAGCTCCGAAAGTGGTGTACGCGAACCCTGCTCGGCTTAATTTTCAGCTTGAGTTGCCTGAGCATCCATGCAGAACTGCCCTCGCTGGATGATTTGAACCCGTTCAAGAAGGACAAGTTCGACAGGCTGGGCGATCAGGATCTGGACACCACTCTGCATACTCCCATGGTGGGCGACTACACTCGTATTGGTGGTAATACGGCTGTAAGAGTCTATGGAATCGGTCTCGTCGTCGGACTGAAAGGAACAGGGGATGACCCTCCCATTTCGACACAAAGGACGCACTTGAAACGAGAGATGGCGTTAAAAAAAGTCAAAGATGCCAACCGGATTCTGCGTTCACCCGATACGACACTTGTGGAAGTGAAGGCGTTCCTGCCGCCGCTGATACAAAAGGGGGACCTGTTTGATATCGAAGTCCACATCCCTGGTAATAGCGAAGCAACTGACTTAAATGGGGGAAGGTTATTGGAGACTTATCTTACAGAAGTCATGCCAACTCCCGGCGAAGGGATCAAAAAAGGGCGTGCTCTCGCTGTCGCCAAAGGTCCGATTCTGGTTTCGGGTGATTCCTCCGGCGATGAAAGCCGTGAGAAATTGCGGAAAAGAGGAAAAATTCTCAGTGGAGGTCTGTCTCTCAAAGAACGGGAAATGAAACTCTACCTAAACAGCGACGTGCGCACGGTACGTAACGCCAAAAGGATCTCAGACAAAATCGGAAACCGGTTCTACCATTACGATGAATACGGGATTCGGGAATCGATGGCGGAAGCCAAAACTGACACTGAAATCGATCTGAAAATCATGCCACAGTATGAAGATAACCATGCTCGTTACCTGAACGTGGTACGCCGGATTGCTTTCCGCGAAACAAACGTGGCTCAGAATATCAGGATCACTCGTTTAAAAGACAAATTGCTCAACCCCAAGTCTTCCGAAGCCGCATCCCTGGAACTGGAAGCGATTGGGATTCAGTCGATTCCCACTTTGCAAGCAGGACTGAAGAGTGAATGGTTAGAAGTCCGGTTTCATTCAGCGCTTGCTCTCGCTTATATGGGTGAAACGGATGGTCTGGACGTGCTGGCAGAAGCAGCAGAAAAAGAACATGCCTTCCGCATTTACGCACTCGCCGCCATGGCTTCAGTTGAAGATGTTGAATCCCATATGAAGCTTCAGACTCTCATCAATAAAGGAGACATCACTAGTGCGGAAACCCGCTACGGTTCCTTCCGCGCATTATCGACTCTTGATGTAACCGATCCCTACATCCGTGGGGAAGATATGAAAGGTCAGTTCTCGCTACACGACGTCAAAACCGAGGCTGCCCCAATGATCCACCTGACGACTCAGAAAAAAGCGGAAATTGTTCTATTCGGAAGAGACCAACAATTCACCACTCCGATCGTTGTGCGAGCAGGAAAAGATATTCTGATCAAAGGAGAAGCGGGAGACAAGACTATCACAATCAGCAACTTCCATCTTCCTCCTAAGGATCAACAGCAGGTCGTAAGCACCAAAATCAGTGAAGTCATTCGCACGGTCGTCGAGATGGGGGCCACCTATCCGGATGTCGCCGAAATGTTGAGTCAGGCAGATGCACAAAAGAATCTACCTGGTCGCCTCGAAGTGAACGCCCTGCCCCAGGCAGGACAATATTATGTTCGTCCGCAAATGGCATCAGGATCCCCCAGTGACAAGGGACACAAAATCCGCGTGGGTAATAGTAATAACGTACCGAACATCTTCTCGGAACAACGGAATCACGACGCCCGCCTGACCCGCTCCGAAGATGGTGCCGGTTACGACGAAGTCATTAAGGATTACAAATTCCAAACCGCTAGCGGAGAAGAAGAAGTCGTAGCTGATGAAGACGGCCCCAGCGAAGAAGCGCTGGAGAAATCGAATTACGTCGAACGACGAACCCGCTTTTTCGATTTCAAGAATCCGTTTAAACGAGAAGAATAA
- a CDS encoding sialidase family protein, whose translation MTSPRLISTCFFSSSLALLCLITFALATPVAADPIERIELLPPSADNPRNSEGDFIQLKDGRLLFIYTHYTDGAADNSTAYLASRTSTDGGATWTDESVEVLENHAGENIMSVSLLRLPDDSIALFYLAKNSWDDCRPVVRFSKDETKTWSDPVTIIPDSEVDYYVLNNDRVIQLESGRLLLAVAQHTKINGGFNPNGRLVCYYSDDQGQHWKRSEEVATPTPINGKPVILQEPGLIELSDGRTLMFVRTNGGTQFVTYSEDDGHSWTQLESGNLVSPVSPATIERIPQTGDLVAVWNNHANIPKELAGKRTPLTLAVSKDEGQSWTVIGNLYDDPHGWYCYTAMDVVGDHIVLGHCAGDRTKNNGLAQTNITRLPVSWITNTK comes from the coding sequence ATGACTTCTCCCCGCTTGATTTCAACCTGTTTTTTTTCATCCTCTCTGGCCCTGCTTTGCCTGATCACCTTCGCACTGGCAACACCTGTCGCCGCTGATCCCATCGAACGGATCGAGCTACTTCCTCCCTCGGCAGACAACCCACGTAACAGTGAAGGTGACTTCATTCAATTGAAGGATGGACGACTCCTGTTCATCTATACTCACTACACAGACGGGGCCGCTGACAACTCCACCGCTTACCTCGCCAGTCGCACCTCCACTGATGGCGGAGCCACCTGGACGGACGAAAGCGTGGAAGTTCTGGAGAACCATGCGGGCGAGAACATCATGTCGGTCTCGCTGCTCCGTCTCCCGGATGACTCGATCGCACTGTTCTATCTCGCCAAAAACAGCTGGGACGATTGCCGCCCCGTGGTTCGCTTCAGCAAAGATGAAACCAAGACCTGGTCGGACCCCGTTACAATCATCCCCGACAGCGAAGTCGACTATTACGTCCTCAATAACGACCGGGTGATCCAACTTGAATCCGGCCGCCTGCTGTTGGCTGTCGCGCAGCACACCAAAATCAATGGTGGCTTCAACCCCAATGGTCGCCTGGTCTGTTACTACTCGGACGACCAGGGTCAGCATTGGAAACGGTCCGAAGAAGTCGCCACTCCTACTCCCATCAACGGTAAACCCGTTATCCTGCAGGAACCGGGACTCATCGAACTTAGCGATGGCCGTACCCTGATGTTCGTCCGCACTAATGGGGGAACGCAGTTCGTGACCTACTCGGAAGACGATGGCCATTCCTGGACGCAACTCGAATCGGGCAATCTGGTTTCCCCAGTCTCGCCCGCCACGATTGAACGAATCCCGCAGACGGGTGACCTCGTCGCCGTCTGGAATAACCATGCCAATATTCCCAAAGAACTTGCTGGCAAACGGACCCCGCTGACTCTGGCTGTTTCCAAAGATGAAGGTCAAAGCTGGACCGTTATCGGTAATCTGTATGATGACCCCCATGGCTGGTACTGTTACACCGCAATGGATGTCGTCGGCGATCACATTGTTCTCGGCCACTGTGCAGGAGACCGCACGAAGAACAACGGACTGGCCCAGACGAATATCACCCGGTTGCCAGTCAGCTGGATCACCAACACTAAATAA
- a CDS encoding polyprenyl synthetase family protein, whose translation MDTSKDLAAQNLIAKIIEAVGTDLMKSEQIFAEELHTDQPVIRDIHEHVSRFRGKRIRPTLLLLTADACGGINHSHHVLAAVVEMIHTATLVHDDVLDDANTRRHVATVNSRWNTETSVLFGDYLFTHSFHLASSLESTYACRQIGRSTNIVCEGELTQISERGNIDLTEERYFEIINGKTAELCAVSCSLGAYYSECTEEEIAALEQFGRDLGCAFQIADDILDIMGEETQAGKSLGSDFYKQKMTLPLIRLLQMAEPADEEIIRGLLASPSAENWEKLTPYLQEYRAIESARQTASEYATSARANLAKLPDSNSRTILEELTEFAIQRSH comes from the coding sequence ATGGATACCAGTAAGGATTTGGCAGCACAGAATCTGATCGCAAAGATTATAGAAGCGGTCGGTACCGATCTGATGAAATCCGAACAGATTTTCGCCGAAGAACTCCACACCGATCAACCCGTCATCAGGGATATCCATGAACACGTCTCTCGCTTTCGCGGGAAACGGATTCGTCCAACCTTGCTGCTGCTTACCGCCGATGCCTGTGGAGGAATTAACCACAGCCATCACGTGCTGGCCGCCGTCGTGGAGATGATTCACACCGCGACTTTGGTGCATGACGATGTTCTCGACGATGCCAATACCCGCCGCCATGTCGCGACAGTAAATAGTCGCTGGAATACCGAAACAAGCGTGCTGTTCGGCGACTACCTGTTTACGCACTCCTTCCATCTGGCCAGTAGCTTGGAAAGCACTTACGCCTGTCGGCAGATTGGTCGCTCCACGAACATCGTCTGCGAAGGCGAGCTGACGCAAATCAGCGAACGGGGCAACATCGACCTGACCGAGGAACGTTACTTCGAGATCATTAACGGAAAGACGGCCGAACTCTGTGCCGTCAGCTGCTCCCTGGGGGCGTACTACTCCGAGTGCACCGAAGAAGAAATCGCCGCGCTCGAACAGTTCGGTCGCGACCTGGGTTGTGCGTTTCAGATTGCCGATGACATTCTCGATATCATGGGCGAAGAAACCCAGGCTGGGAAGTCGCTCGGTTCCGACTTCTACAAGCAGAAGATGACCCTCCCTCTTATCCGCCTGCTACAAATGGCCGAGCCTGCCGACGAAGAAATCATTCGCGGATTATTGGCCAGCCCTTCTGCAGAGAACTGGGAAAAACTGACTCCCTACCTGCAGGAGTATCGGGCGATCGAATCCGCTCGCCAAACCGCCAGCGAATACGCCACCTCCGCCCGAGCCAACCTGGCAAAACTCCCCGATAGCAACAGCCGCACGATTTTGGAAGAACTGACTGAGTTCGCAATCCAACGCTCTCACTAA
- a CDS encoding DUF1835 domain-containing protein: protein MYVFLRERNPARHPDGEMPDYLHVCASYTFMGERLQEFQVLFHNDYFCQGPVHPDPETLAKIRAEYYFDKWGPMSSEEEQILRADKNEWAARWAKQFRELYKTKKIQAPMLLWVTRNWKDQLFLWWLLTTLDSWEDIDWENVWLVDSVSGHFEDEQRPMGDQDYWLPCHPDKSLERSFAENWYPIDEQFVESAKRMWDAFARGALDELDQLRHKEEIVRPVSSMVDYGLKFRLPGQVESGLFRLSPMDQFFLEDFSVERWLRPIDPYKNWLKKDEVAELHLMNCLADSLFVERLREWDTHSSTTPLIESSSIPEGPSRYNNIEYRLTKLGEDIVRNGFEDASLIPTYPFGGTTIYDPANRWCTVAEGNGYRVVKV, encoded by the coding sequence ATGTATGTATTCCTTCGCGAACGTAATCCCGCTCGGCATCCCGATGGGGAGATGCCCGATTATTTGCATGTGTGTGCGAGTTATACCTTCATGGGAGAGCGGTTGCAGGAATTTCAAGTTCTGTTTCACAATGATTATTTCTGCCAGGGACCGGTTCACCCGGATCCGGAAACGTTGGCGAAAATCCGAGCCGAGTATTATTTTGACAAATGGGGGCCGATGTCTTCAGAGGAAGAACAAATTCTTCGCGCTGATAAAAATGAGTGGGCTGCCAGATGGGCGAAGCAGTTTCGTGAACTCTATAAAACGAAGAAAATTCAGGCTCCCATGCTGCTCTGGGTCACTCGTAACTGGAAGGATCAGCTTTTTCTGTGGTGGTTACTGACGACGCTCGATTCCTGGGAGGACATCGACTGGGAAAATGTCTGGCTCGTTGATTCGGTGAGTGGCCACTTTGAAGATGAACAGAGGCCGATGGGCGATCAAGATTATTGGCTTCCCTGTCATCCGGACAAATCGCTCGAAAGGTCATTTGCGGAGAACTGGTATCCGATTGATGAGCAATTTGTAGAGTCTGCAAAACGAATGTGGGACGCGTTCGCCCGCGGCGCGTTAGATGAACTGGACCAGTTGCGGCATAAGGAAGAAATCGTGCGCCCGGTGTCTTCAATGGTCGACTATGGATTGAAGTTCAGGTTACCAGGACAGGTAGAGTCCGGTCTGTTTCGGCTCAGTCCGATGGATCAATTCTTCCTCGAAGATTTCTCAGTAGAGAGATGGCTCCGTCCGATCGACCCTTACAAAAACTGGCTGAAAAAAGACGAAGTCGCCGAATTGCATTTAATGAATTGTCTCGCAGATTCCCTATTTGTAGAACGTCTTCGCGAATGGGACACGCATTCTTCAACAACGCCATTGATTGAATCAAGTTCTATCCCCGAAGGTCCAAGCAGATACAACAATATTGAGTATCGGTTAACAAAACTCGGCGAAGACATCGTCCGGAACGGCTTCGAAGATGCAAGCCTGATTCCCACTTACCCCTTCGGCGGCACGACGATTTATGATCCCGCGAATAGGTGGTGCACGGTGGCCGAAGGAAATGGGTATCGGGTGGTGAAAGTTTAA
- the smc gene encoding chromosome segregation protein SMC has product MLKSLELFGFKSFADRTRFDFSTGVTGVVGPNGSGKSNVVDSIKWLLGDQSAKSLRGKEMSDVIFNGSSSRKPAQVSEALLTFDNKSRFLPIDLDEVQIGRRLWRSGDSEYLINQQPVRLKDVRNLISGTGTGGSAYAIIEQGRVGQILQANVSSRRAIVEEAAGISRYKSRKVEAQRKLEHVDQNLKRLTDIVDEVESQLNSTRDQAVKASRYRDLSLELKQLWLGLAADDYRYIHSQGSQIKERLQSAQKSLDEKNSHQSDLESQLAESEGELNEIDERLTAIETERSQNREQVASLEATQRHQTSRIRELENELTRLQHQRSTLMLRAKEGHQEHTYTRDQLNRFRTDFESQQNRIDEGSSHIQELSVRVSSERLKLEDARKELLDQTQQMASAAHRVESLQDSVDSVRLQIEETHRDQKEIEKQLAHFHTERNQQQEVFDAHEQQLNATREELQFHEQQNQELSQRHRDLVRRISTLREDLSGIRARKTVLEDLEIREEGIGLGVREILKRANSSEADSPWKQIRGSVVDLLEVDLLHAAELEVALGMRAQLIVVDDAAPIMEHIYLNQVQLSERVGFFSLAQTAGRTRELEDFSSIDGVVQRADKLVTACPIPDLPELLLAETWLVETLDVAFALQKQARHPSRFVTLQGELLEADGTLYLGSLRTETSLITRKSELRQLRHDIQLQEKKIDDQTALADQLHVEHREALQHKQDKELQLKEQTERFNAVRMTLEQKQKQVDELTGKQTAQNTQSQKLRIENEQLQKQLESAFEEHSQAEKKQASLQSLIEEKEHALTNSEHRLQLLKQSATDEQLQLAKQEERLSSLQTAFDRLEHELGQRLERREEAEERYKEFRSKLSELRLQLLKSNSELADQALSGETLESRALTQIRLKRKCRDSRAELVDRESKMRQVRRELSDRVHKEEIRLQEFQLQLKTLRERIEEEYQLTLEDVVSSGASAVQLYWQEENLEESTSEEEQSSLEVDLDETSSADDEEIEDTTLEDQDEELDKSLIEDSTEEQTAEQTNAIDSSSKDSGLNDEEFSSLYEQVREEIESRVSKLRQRLKTMGSINTESLDQLDSLETRFAHLSMQLEDLTQAKNALEDIIRRINTESKRMFIETYDSIRVNFKDLFRKLFGGGNGDIILEDPDDPLECGIEIVARPPGKELRSISLLSGGEKTMTAVALLMAIFRSKPSPFCILDEVDAALDEANIGRFINVVKEFQSETQFIMITHRKPSMTVTDRLFGVTMEESGVSKRLTVQFDDIKENGEFDVNADDNRKAA; this is encoded by the coding sequence ATGCTTAAGTCTCTGGAACTATTTGGTTTCAAGAGCTTTGCGGATCGGACTCGGTTTGATTTTTCAACGGGTGTGACGGGTGTCGTTGGCCCCAACGGAAGTGGCAAGAGCAACGTAGTCGACTCGATCAAGTGGCTCTTGGGCGACCAGAGTGCGAAAAGCCTTCGTGGAAAGGAGATGTCGGATGTCATCTTCAACGGTTCCAGCTCACGCAAACCGGCACAGGTTTCCGAAGCACTCTTGACGTTCGATAACAAGTCTCGCTTTTTGCCAATCGATCTCGATGAAGTTCAGATCGGTCGCCGACTCTGGCGCAGTGGCGATTCCGAATACCTCATCAATCAGCAGCCGGTTCGCCTGAAAGATGTCCGCAATCTGATCAGCGGAACAGGAACGGGCGGCTCTGCTTATGCCATCATCGAACAGGGCCGCGTCGGCCAGATCCTGCAAGCGAATGTCTCCAGCCGTCGAGCCATTGTCGAAGAAGCGGCCGGTATCAGCCGGTATAAGTCTCGCAAAGTCGAAGCTCAGCGGAAACTGGAGCATGTCGACCAGAATCTGAAACGGTTAACCGACATTGTCGACGAAGTTGAATCTCAACTGAATTCAACACGCGATCAGGCAGTGAAGGCTTCCCGCTATCGGGACCTTTCACTCGAGCTGAAGCAGCTCTGGCTCGGACTTGCTGCGGACGATTATCGCTACATCCACAGCCAGGGCAGCCAGATCAAAGAGCGACTGCAGTCTGCTCAAAAAAGTCTGGACGAGAAAAACAGTCATCAGTCCGATCTGGAAAGCCAGCTTGCTGAATCGGAAGGGGAACTGAATGAAATCGACGAACGCCTGACGGCCATTGAGACCGAACGATCTCAGAACCGGGAACAGGTTGCCTCGCTCGAAGCGACCCAACGCCACCAGACGTCGCGAATTCGAGAACTCGAAAATGAGTTAACACGATTACAACATCAGCGATCAACCTTGATGCTTCGCGCAAAGGAAGGTCACCAGGAACACACTTATACCCGCGACCAACTCAATCGATTCCGAACCGATTTCGAATCGCAACAGAATCGAATTGATGAAGGAAGCTCCCACATTCAGGAGCTATCCGTTCGTGTTTCTTCGGAACGATTGAAGCTCGAAGACGCTCGAAAAGAGCTTCTGGACCAGACTCAGCAGATGGCCAGCGCCGCGCATCGTGTGGAAAGTCTGCAGGATTCGGTCGACAGTGTTCGTCTGCAGATAGAAGAAACCCATCGCGATCAGAAAGAAATTGAAAAACAGCTCGCCCATTTTCATACGGAACGAAATCAACAACAGGAAGTCTTCGATGCGCATGAACAACAGCTGAATGCCACCCGCGAGGAACTTCAGTTTCACGAACAACAGAATCAGGAACTGTCTCAACGTCACCGGGATCTTGTTCGTCGAATTTCCACACTGCGGGAAGATTTAAGCGGAATCCGTGCTCGCAAAACAGTACTGGAAGACCTGGAGATACGTGAAGAAGGAATCGGATTGGGGGTTCGCGAGATTCTCAAACGGGCGAACAGTTCCGAAGCCGATTCTCCATGGAAACAGATTCGAGGTTCCGTCGTTGACTTGCTCGAAGTTGATTTGCTCCACGCCGCCGAGTTGGAAGTGGCACTGGGAATGCGGGCGCAATTGATCGTCGTCGACGATGCTGCACCAATCATGGAGCATATCTATCTGAATCAGGTTCAGTTATCGGAACGAGTCGGATTCTTTTCTCTCGCCCAGACTGCCGGCCGAACAAGAGAACTGGAAGACTTTTCGTCAATCGACGGAGTGGTTCAGCGCGCCGACAAGCTTGTTACCGCCTGCCCGATTCCCGATTTACCAGAACTGCTGCTGGCGGAAACTTGGTTGGTCGAAACACTCGACGTTGCTTTCGCATTGCAAAAGCAGGCACGCCACCCCTCTCGATTCGTCACGCTTCAAGGCGAACTGCTCGAAGCAGATGGTACCCTTTACCTGGGAAGTCTGCGTACGGAAACCTCGCTGATCACTCGAAAGTCCGAGTTGCGACAACTGCGACACGACATTCAACTTCAAGAAAAGAAGATTGACGACCAGACGGCCCTGGCCGACCAGCTTCATGTTGAACATCGCGAAGCACTTCAACACAAACAGGATAAAGAACTTCAGCTGAAGGAACAGACTGAACGGTTCAACGCGGTCCGGATGACCTTGGAGCAGAAACAAAAACAGGTTGACGAACTGACGGGCAAACAGACCGCGCAGAATACTCAGTCACAGAAACTTCGGATTGAGAACGAGCAACTGCAAAAACAGTTGGAATCCGCTTTCGAAGAACATTCACAGGCAGAAAAGAAACAGGCCAGCCTGCAATCGCTCATCGAAGAGAAAGAGCATGCGCTGACTAATTCAGAACATCGGTTGCAACTGCTCAAACAATCCGCGACGGATGAACAACTTCAATTGGCAAAACAGGAAGAACGTTTAAGCAGCCTGCAGACAGCCTTTGATCGATTAGAACATGAATTAGGCCAGCGTCTGGAACGACGTGAAGAAGCCGAAGAACGATACAAAGAGTTCCGCAGCAAACTGAGCGAACTCCGTCTCCAACTTCTCAAATCGAATTCGGAACTGGCGGACCAGGCTCTATCTGGAGAAACACTGGAATCGCGTGCCCTCACCCAGATACGTCTTAAACGAAAATGCCGAGACTCCCGCGCCGAATTGGTCGATCGGGAAAGCAAAATGCGCCAGGTCCGACGGGAACTGTCCGACCGGGTGCATAAAGAAGAAATCCGCCTTCAGGAATTCCAACTGCAATTGAAAACATTGCGGGAACGAATTGAAGAAGAATACCAGCTGACGTTGGAAGATGTGGTCAGCTCGGGAGCATCCGCCGTTCAACTATACTGGCAGGAAGAGAACCTCGAAGAATCGACCAGCGAAGAAGAGCAGTCCTCTTTGGAAGTTGACCTTGATGAAACTTCGTCTGCTGATGATGAAGAGATTGAGGATACCACTTTAGAGGACCAGGACGAGGAACTCGACAAGTCACTTATTGAGGACTCGACAGAAGAACAGACCGCAGAACAAACCAACGCCATCGATAGCTCTTCAAAAGACTCTGGCCTCAATGATGAAGAGTTCAGCTCGTTGTATGAGCAGGTACGGGAAGAGATTGAATCACGGGTCAGTAAGTTACGTCAACGTTTGAAAACAATGGGGAGCATTAACACCGAGAGCCTCGACCAACTCGACTCTCTGGAAACCCGCTTCGCGCACCTGAGCATGCAACTGGAAGACCTGACGCAGGCGAAAAACGCGCTCGAAGACATCATCCGACGGATCAACACCGAGAGCAAAAGGATGTTCATCGAGACCTACGACTCGATCCGCGTGAACTTCAAGGACCTCTTCCGCAAGCTGTTCGGTGGTGGAAACGGCGATATCATCCTGGAAGATCCCGATGACCCGCTGGAATGTGGCATTGAAATCGTCGCCCGCCCACCGGGTAAAGAGCTTCGCAGCATCTCTCTCTTAAGTGGTGGGGAGAAAACGATGACGGCTGTCGCCCTGCTGATGGCGATTTTCCGTAGTAAACCGAGTCCGTTCTGTATTCTAGACGAAGTCGACGCCGCGCTGGACGAGGCGAACATCGGCCGGTTTATCAATGTCGTCAAAGAGTTCCAGTCAGAAACGCAATTCATCATGATCACTCACCGAAAACCATCAATGACGGTAACTGACCGTCTGTTTGGGGTGACCATGGAAGAATCGGGCGTTTCTAAACGACTGACCGTGCAGTTCGATGACATCAAAGAGAATGGTGAATTCGACGTCAACGCCGACGACAATCGCAAAGCGGCCTGA
- the moaC gene encoding cyclic pyranopterin monophosphate synthase MoaC — translation MTEFTHFDETGASRMVDVGAKPVTARLARVEGRITMHPETLSKIQQRNFKKGDVLEVARLAGIMGSKQTGNLIPLCHPLPIDGVSIDFDFPDDCSVTISATVKTEGKTGVEMEAFTAVSVTALTIYDMCKAIDREMVIGPIQLAEKSGGKSGHFLRTKPVNKSE, via the coding sequence ATGACTGAATTCACCCATTTCGATGAAACTGGTGCCAGCCGCATGGTGGATGTGGGAGCGAAACCTGTGACCGCTCGTCTCGCTCGCGTGGAAGGGCGTATCACCATGCATCCGGAAACGCTCAGCAAGATTCAGCAGCGTAATTTCAAAAAGGGAGACGTTCTCGAAGTCGCTCGCCTGGCGGGTATTATGGGATCAAAGCAGACGGGCAACCTGATCCCACTTTGCCACCCTCTCCCCATCGACGGCGTGTCGATCGATTTTGACTTCCCCGATGACTGCAGCGTCACTATCTCAGCAACTGTGAAGACAGAGGGAAAAACAGGCGTGGAGATGGAAGCCTTCACCGCCGTTTCTGTCACCGCCCTGACAATCTATGACATGTGTAAGGCGATCGACCGCGAAATGGTGATTGGTCCCATTCAACTGGCCGAAAAGTCGGGCGGAAAAAGTGGGCATTTTCTGAGAACAAAGCCTGTTAACAAGTCCGAATAA